One Globicephala melas chromosome 6, mGloMel1.2, whole genome shotgun sequence genomic window carries:
- the MYMK gene encoding protein myomaker: MGTLAAKLLLPTLSSLVFLPTVSIAAKRQFHMEAMVYLFTMFFVALYHACNGPGLSVLCFLRHDILEYFSVYGTALSMWVSLMALADFDEPKRSTLVMFGVLTIAVRTYHDRWGYGVYSGPIGTAVLIITAKWLQQMKETRRLYPDKSVYTQQIGPGLCFGALALMLRFFFEDWDYTYVHSFYHCALAMAFVLLLPKVNKKAGSTGPPAKLHCSTLCCACI; encoded by the exons ATGGGGACTCTGGCGGCCAAACTGCTCCTGCCCACGCTCAGCAGCCTGGTCTTCCTCCCCACGGTCAGCATTGCTGCCAAGAGGCAGTTCCACATGGAGGCCATGGTCTACCTCTTCACCATGTTCTTTGTGGCG CTCTACCACGCCTGCAACGGGCCCGGCCTGTCGGTTCTCTGTTTCCTGCGCCACGACATCCTGGAGTACTTCAGCGTCTACGGGACGGCCCTGAGCATGTGGGTGTCACTGATGG CACTGGCTGACTTCGATGAGCCCAAGCGGTCGACTTTAGTGATGTTTGGCGTCCTGACCATCGCCGTGCGGACCTACCATGACCGCTGGGGCTATGGGGTGTACTCGGGGCCCATCGGCACAGCCGTCCTCATCATCACGGCCAAGTGG ctgcagcagatgaaggagacgAGGCGCCTGTATCCCGACAAGAGCGTGTACACCCAGCAGATAGGCCCCGGCCTCTGCTTTGGGGCCCTGGCTCTCATGCTGCGCTTCTTCTTTGAG GACTGGGATTACACCTACGTCCACAGCTTCTACCACTGTGCCCTGGCCATGGCCTTCGTCCTGCTGCTGCCCAAGGTCAACAAGAAGGCTGGAAGCACGGGGCCCCCCGCCAAGCTGCACTGCTCCACCCTCTGCTGTGCTTGTATCTAA